From a single Podarcis raffonei isolate rPodRaf1 chromosome 10, rPodRaf1.pri, whole genome shotgun sequence genomic region:
- the LOC128421964 gene encoding oocyte zinc finger protein XlCOF6-like — protein sequence MEYGKSFTDSGKLRTHQLTHMGKKRFQCTECGKNFSQRGHLNLHQRTHTGEKPFKCMECGKSFSQNGNLRKHEQTHAGEQHFKCMECGKSFSQSGQLNKHHWTHTGEKPFECMECERSFSFNGNLRTHQQTHTGEKPFKCMICGRSFSFNATLKRHQWIHTGEKPFKCMECGKSFSDNGTLRRHQRTHTGEKPYKCMECGKSFSHSGHLNIHQRTHTGEKPFICMECGKSFSGNGNLRRHKRTHTGEKPFKCLECGKSFSDNGKLRTHQQTHTVEKPFKCLECGKSFKRSGQLSKHHWTHTGEKPFECMECGRSFSFNGNLRRHQQTHTGEKPYKCTECGKTFSQIAHLRTHQRTHTGEKPFKCMECGKSFSQIGSLKLHQRTHTGEKPYKCMECGKNFRFSGTLRTHEETHISKKRFKCMDCGKYFSQSAHLRTHQRIHTGEKPFKCMECGKSFSDSSRLDLHRRTHTGEKPFKCIQCGKSFSQFGNLRAHQRTHTGEKPYECMECGKSFSQIGNFRIHQQTHTGEKPFKCIVCGKSFSFNANLRTHQRTHTGEKPFQCMECGKSFSQTAHLRTHQRTHTGEKPYKCMECGKSFSQSGHLNIHQRTHTGERSF from the coding sequence ATGGAGTATGGAAAAAGTTTCACTGACagtggaaaacttagaacacatcaactgACTCACATGGGCAAGAAACGATTTCAATGCacagagtgtggaaagaacttcagtcagaggggACACTTAAATTTACATCAACGGAcacatacaggtgagaaaccttttaaatgtatggagtgtggaaagagcttcagtcagaatggaaaccttagaaaacatgaACAGACGCACGCAGGGGaacaacattttaaatgcatggagtgtggaaagagcttcagtcagagtggacagctCAATAAACACCattggactcacacaggagaaaaaccatttgaatgtatggagtgtgaaaggagcttcagtttcaatggaaaccttagaacacatcaacagactcacacaggggagaaaccatttaaatgcatgatttgcggaaggagcttcagtttcaatgcaaccctTAAAAGACATCaatggattcacacaggggagaaaccatttaaatgcatggagtgcggaaagagctttagtgataatggaacacttagaagacatcaacggactcacacaggggagaaaccatataaatgtatggagtgtggaaagagcttcagtcacagtggacacctcaatatacatcaacggactcacacaggggagaaaccatttatatgtatggagtgcggaaagagctttagtggtaatggaaaccttagaagacacaaacggactcacacaggagagaaaccatttaaatgtttggagtgcggaaagagctttagtgacaATGGtaaacttagaacacatcaacagactcacacagtagagaaaccatttaaatgcctggagtgtggaaaaagcttcaagcGGAGTGGACAGCTCAGTAAACACCattggactcacacaggagaaaaaccatttgaatgtatggagtgtggaaggagcttcagtttcaatggaaaccttagaagacatcaacagactcatacaggggagaaaccatataaatgtacggagtgtggaaagaccttcagtcAAATTGCgcaccttagaacacatcaacggactcacacaggagagaaaccattcaaatgcatggagtgtggaaagagcttcagtcagattgGAAGCCTTAAATTacaccaacggactcacacgggtgaaaaaccatataaatgtatggagtgtggaaagaatttcagatttagtggaacccttagaacacatgaAGAGACTCACATAAGTAAAAAAcgatttaaatgcatggattgtGGAAAGTATTTCAGTCAGAGTGcacaccttagaacacatcaacggattcacacaggggagaaaccattcaaatgtatggagtgcggaaagagcttcagtgacagTTCAAGACTCGATTTACATCGAcgaacacacacaggggagaaaccatttaaatgtatacagtgtggaaagagcttcagtcagtttGGAAACCTTAGagcacatcaacggactcacacaggggagaaaccatatgaatgtatggagtgtggaaagagcttcagtcagattgGAAACtttagaatacatcaacagactcacactggggagaagccatttaaatgtatagtgtgtgggaaaagcttcagtttcaatgcaaaccttagaacacaccagcggactcacacaggagagaaaccatttcaatgtatggaatgcggaaagagcttcagtcaaactgCACACCTTAGAACacaccaacggactcacacaggggagaaaccatataaatgtatggagtgcggaaagagcttcagtcagagtggacacctcaatatacatcaacggacgcATACAGGGGAGAGATCATTTTAA
- the LOC128421963 gene encoding zinc finger protein 850-like: MGKKGFKCKECGKIFSQSGNLNIHQRTHTGEKPFKCMECGKSFIQSGHLRRHQRTHIGEKPFKCIECGKSFSDNGTLRTHQWTHTGEKPYECMECGKSFRDNRTLRRHQRTHTGEKPYECMECGKSFSYDAGLRSHQRTHTGEKPFKCIECGKSFSDNGTLRRHQRTHTEEKPYECMECGKSFSQNGTLRRHQRTHIGEKPFKCIECGKSFSDNGTLRTHQWTHTGEKPYECMECGKSFSYDAGLRSHQRTHTGEKPYECMECGKSFSYHAGLRSHQRTHTGEKPYECMECGKSFSYHAGLRSHQRTHTEEKPCECMECGKSFSDNGTLRRHQRTHTGEKPFKCIECGRKFSQSGHLNMHQLTHTGEKPFKCMECGKSFSDNGTLRTHQRTHTGEKPYECMECGKSFSFNGSLRRHQRTHTGEKPYECMECGKSFCYNGTLRTHQRTHTGEKPYECMACGKSFRDNRNLRRHQQTHTGEKPCKCMECGKSFSDNGTLRRHQRTHTGEKPYKCMHCGKSFSNSGNFNKHQRTHTGEKPYECMECGKSFCYNGTLRIHQRTHTGEKPYECMECGKSFRDNGTLRTHQRTHTGEKPFNCMECGRKFSQSRHLSVHQLTHTGVETI, translated from the coding sequence ATGGGCAAGAAAGGATTCAAATGCAAGGAGTGTGGGAAgatcttcagtcagagtggaaacctcaatatacatcaacggactcacacaggggagaaaccatttaaatgcatggagtgtggaaagagcttcattcagagtggacacctgagaagacatcaacggactcacataggggagaaaccatttaaatgtatagagtgtggaaagagctttagtgataatggaacccttagaacacatcaatggactcacacaggggagaaaccatatgaatgtatggagtgtgggaagagctttcgtGATAATAGAACCCTTAgacgacatcaacggactcacacaggggagaaaccatatgaatgtatggagtgtgggaagagcttcagttacgatgcaggccttagatcacatcaacggactcacacaggggagaaaccatttaaatgtatagagtgtggaaagagctttagtgataatggaacccttagaagacatcaacggactcacacagaggagaaaccatatgaatgtatggagtgtggaaagagctttagtcagaatggaacccttagaagacatcaacggactcacataggggagaaaccatttaaatgtatagagtgtggaaagagctttagtgataatggaacccttagaacacatcaatggactcacacaggggagaaaccatatgaatgtatggagtgtgggaagagcttcagttacgatgcaggccttagatcacatcaacggactcacacaggggagaaaccatatgaatgtatggagtgtgggaagagcttcagttaccatgcaggccttagatcacatcaacggactcacacaggggagaaaccatatgaatgtatggagtgtgggaagagcttcagttaccatgcaggccttagatcacatcaacggactcacacagaggagaaaccatgtgaatgtatggagtgtggaaagagctttagtgataatggaacccttagaagacatcaacggactcacacaggggagaaaccatttaaatgtatagagtgcggaagaaaattcagtcagagtggacacctaaatatgcatcaactgactcacacgggtgaaaaaccttttaaatgcatggagtgcggaaagagctttagtgataatggaacccttagaacacatcaacggactcacacaggggagaaaccatatgaatgtatggagtgcggaaagagcttcagtttcaatggaagccttagaagacatcaacggactcacacgggggagaaaccatatgaatgtatggagtgcggaaagagcttttgttataatggaacccttagaacacatcaacggactcacacaggggagaaaccatatgaatgtatggcatgcggaaagagctttcgtgataaccgcaaccttagaagacatcaacagactcacacaggggagaaaccatgtaaatgtatggagtgtggaaagagctttagtgataatggaacccttagaagacatcaacggactcacacaggggagaaaccatataaatgtatgcattgtggaaagagcttcagtaatagTGGAAACTTCAataaacatcaacggactcacacaggggagaaaccatatgaatgtatggagtgcggaaagagcttttgttataatggaacccttagaatacatcaacggacacacacgggggagaaaccatatgaatgtatggaatgtggaaagagctttcgtgataatggaacccttagaacacatcaacggactcacacaggggaaaaaccatttaattgcatggagtgcggaaggaAATTCAGTCAGAGTCGACACCTCAGCgtgcatcaactgactcacacaggggttgaaaccatatga
- the LOC128422885 gene encoding zinc finger protein ZFP2-like, producing MNQRKRGPFHGQRAAAFPVRSVERVSLILENLEYISRLTWARKDSNVCSVGRTSVRVDPAIYINVFTQERNHTNVWSVERALVRVDTSIYITRLTQWRNHLNVWSAERTSVRGDTLHQRTHTGEKPFKCMECGKSFSDIRNCRKHQQTHTGEKPFKCMECGKSFGFNAELRRHQRTHRGEKPFKCMECGKSFGFNAELRRHQRTHRGEKPFQCMECGKSFSFNAELRRHQRTHRGEKPFKCMECGKSFSDNAHLRRHQQTHTGEKPFKCMECGKSFSENRTLRKHQQTHRGEKPYKCMECGKSFSLSGHLNIHLQTHTGEKLYKCIECGKSFCETGKLRRHQRTHTGEKPFKCMECGKSFCETGKLRRHQQTHTGEKPYECMECGKSFSQNGDLRLHQRTHTGEKPFKCMECGQSFSHSVNLRKHQQTHIRKAS from the exons ATGAACCAGAgaaagagagggccttttcatggacagagagcagctgcctttcct GTAAGGAGTGTAGAAAGAGTTTCACTGATATTGgaaaacttagaatacatcagCAGATTAACATGGGCAAGAAAGGATTCAAATGTAtgcagtgtgggaagaacttcagtcagagtggatcCCGCAATATACATCAACgtattcacacaggagagaaaccatacaaatgtatggagtgtggaaagagctttagtcagagtggacacctcaatttACATCACCAGACTCACACagtggagaaaccatttaaatgtatggagtgcggaaagaacttcagtcagaggggATActttacatcaacggactcatacaggcgagaaaccatttaaatgcatggagtgtggaaagagctttagtgatattAGAAACTGtagaaaacatcaacagactcacacaggggagaaaccatttaaatgcatggagtgtggaaagagcttcggttTCAATGcagaacttagaagacatcagcggactcacagaggggagaaaccatttaaatgtatggagtgtggaaagagcttcggttTCAATGcagaacttagaagacatcaacggactcacagaggggagaaaccatttcaatgtatggagtgtggaaagagcttcagtttcaatgcagaacttagaagacatcaacggactcacagaggagagaaaccatttaaatgtatggagtgcggaaagagctttagtgataatgcacaccttagaagacatcaacagactcacacaggggagaaaccatttaaatgtatggagtgtggaaagagctttagtgaaaatagaacccttagaaaacatcaacagactcacagaggggagaaaccatataaatgtatggagtgcggaaagagcttcagtctgagtggacacctcaatattcatctacagactcacacaggggagaaactgtataaatgtatagagtgtggaaagagcttttgtgaaACTGGAaagcttagaagacatcaacggactcacacaggggagaaaccatttaaatgtatggagtgtggaaagagcttttgtgaaACTGGAaagcttagaagacatcaacagactcacacaggggagaaaccatatgaatgtatggagtgcggaaagagtttcagtcagaatggagaccttagattacaccagcggactcacacaggggagaaaccatttaaatgcatggagtgcggacaAAGCTTCAGCCATAGTGtaaatcttagaaaacatcagcagacccACATCAGAAAAGCCAGTTAA